The Pseudomonas parafulva genome window below encodes:
- the purU gene encoding formyltetrahydrofolate deformylase: protein MSRAPDTWILTADCPSKLGTVDVVTRHLFEQSCYVTEHHSFDDRLSGRFFIRVEFRAPEGFDEEAFRAGLGERSASFGMAFELIAPNHRPKVVIMVSKADHCLNDLLYRQRIGQLGMEVVAVISNHPDLEPLAHWHKIPYYHFALDPKDKPGQERKVIKVIEETGAELVILARYMQVLSPELCRRLDGWAINIHHSLLPGFKGAKPYHQAYNKGVKMVGATAHYINNDLDEGPIIAQGVEVVDHSHYPEDLIAKGRDIECLTLARAVGYHIERRVFLNANRTVVL from the coding sequence ATGAGTCGGGCACCGGATACCTGGATTCTCACCGCCGATTGCCCGAGCAAGCTGGGCACGGTGGATGTGGTGACGCGCCATCTGTTCGAGCAGAGCTGCTATGTCACCGAGCACCATTCCTTCGATGACCGGCTGTCGGGGCGCTTTTTCATCCGCGTCGAGTTCCGCGCGCCGGAGGGCTTCGATGAAGAGGCCTTCCGTGCCGGGCTCGGCGAGCGCAGCGCCAGCTTCGGCATGGCTTTCGAGCTGATCGCGCCGAATCATCGGCCCAAGGTGGTGATCATGGTGTCCAAGGCCGACCACTGCCTGAACGACCTGCTCTACCGTCAGCGCATCGGTCAGCTGGGCATGGAGGTGGTCGCGGTGATTTCCAATCATCCCGACCTGGAGCCGCTGGCGCACTGGCACAAGATCCCCTACTACCATTTCGCCCTCGACCCGAAAGACAAGCCGGGTCAGGAGCGCAAGGTCATCAAGGTGATCGAGGAAACGGGCGCGGAGCTGGTGATCCTCGCCCGCTACATGCAAGTGCTGTCGCCGGAGTTGTGCCGTCGTCTCGACGGCTGGGCGATCAACATCCATCACTCGCTGTTGCCTGGATTCAAGGGCGCCAAGCCCTATCACCAGGCTTACAACAAGGGTGTGAAGATGGTCGGCGCCACGGCGCACTACATCAACAACGACCTGGACGAAGGCCCGATCATCGCCCAGGGCGTCGAGGTGGTGGACCACAGCCACTACCCCGAGGACTTGATCGCCAAGGGGCGTGACATCGAATGCCTGACCCTGGCGCGGGCGGTGGGGTATCACATCGAGCGGCGGGTGTTCCTCAACGCCAATCGCACTGTCGTGCTCTGA
- a CDS encoding sarcosine oxidase subunit gamma, which produces MSAINVFQQNPGSEAKAQSPLHHADLASLVGKGRNNAGVTLRERKFLGHLTLRGDGHDAEFAAGVHKALGLELPVALTVVANDEMSLQWVGPDEWLLIVPGGQELAVEQKLRAALEGQHIQVVNVSGGQSLLELRGPNVRDVLMKSTSYDVHPNNFPVGKAVGTVFAKSQLVIRRTAEDTWELVIRRSFSDYWWLWLQDASAEYGLAIEA; this is translated from the coding sequence ATGAGCGCTATCAACGTCTTCCAGCAAAATCCCGGCAGCGAGGCCAAGGCCCAGTCGCCGCTGCACCATGCCGATCTGGCCAGCCTGGTCGGCAAAGGCCGCAACAACGCAGGCGTGACCCTGCGCGAACGCAAGTTCCTCGGTCACCTGACCCTGCGTGGCGATGGTCACGACGCCGAATTCGCCGCCGGTGTGCACAAGGCCCTGGGCCTGGAACTGCCGGTGGCCCTGACCGTCGTCGCCAACGACGAGATGTCGCTGCAATGGGTCGGCCCGGACGAATGGTTGCTGATCGTCCCCGGCGGTCAGGAACTGGCCGTCGAGCAGAAACTGCGCGCGGCCCTCGAAGGCCAGCACATCCAGGTGGTCAACGTCAGCGGCGGGCAAAGCCTGCTGGAGCTGCGCGGCCCGAACGTGCGCGACGTGCTGATGAAGTCCACCAGCTACGACGTACACCCCAACAATTTCCCGGTGGGCAAGGCGGTCGGCACGGTGTTCGCCAAGTCGCAACTGGTGATTCGCCGCACGGCTGAAGACACCTGGGAGCTGGTGATCCGCCGCAGCTTCTCCGATTACTGGTGGCTGTGGCTGCAGGACGCCTCGGCCGAGTACGGTCTGGCCATCGAGGCCTAA
- a CDS encoding sarcosine oxidase subunit alpha, translating to MSQTYRLASGGRIDRSKVLNFTFNGKTYQGYAGDSLAAALLANGVDIVGRSFKYSRPRGIIAAGTEEPNAILQIGASEATQIPNVRATQQALYSGLVATSTNGWPNVNNDVMGILGKVGGSMMPPGFYYKTFMYPKSFWMTYEKYIRKAAGLGRAPLQNDPDSYDYMNQHCDVLIVGAGPAGLAAALAAARSGARVILADEQEEFGGSLLDTRETLDGKPAAEWVASVVSELEGLPEVTLLPRATVNGYHDHNFLTIHERLTDHLGDRAPIGQVRHRVHRVRAKRVVLATGAHERPLVYGNNDVPGNMLAGAVSTYVRRYGVAPGRKLVLSTNNDHAYRTALDWHDAGLQVVAIADARHNPRGSLVEEARAKGIRILTSSAVIEAKGSKHVTGARVAAIDVQAHKVTSPGETLECDLIATSGGYSPVVHLASHLGGRPVWRDDILGFVPGNAPQKRECVGGINGVYPLGDAIADGFEGGVRAATEAGFKATVGTLPKTVSRKEDATVALFQVPHDKGTARAPKQFVDQQNDVTAAAIELATREGFESVEHVKRYTALGFGTDQGKLGNINGLAIAARSMGITIPQMGTTMFRPNYTPVTFGAVAGRHCGHLFEPVRFTALHAWHVKNGAEFEDVGQWKRPWYFPKAGEDIHAAVARECKAVRDSVGFLDASTLGKIDIQGADAREFLNRVYTNAWTKLDVGKARYGLMCKEDGMVFDDGVTACVGENHFIMTTTTGGAARVLQWLELYHQTEWPDLKVYFTSVTDHWATMTLSGPNSRKLLSELTDIDMDKEAFPFMTWKEGNVGGVPARVFRISFTGELSYEINVQANYAMGVLEQIIEAGKQYNLTPYGTETMHVLRAEKGFIIVGQDTDGSMTPDDLNMSWCVGRNKPYSWIGLRGMNREDCVRENRKQLVGLKPVDPNVWLPEGAQLVFDPKQPIPMDMVGHVTSSYKANSLGYSFAMGVVKGGLKRMGERVYSPQADGSVIEAEIVSSVFFDPKGERQNV from the coding sequence ATGAGCCAGACCTATCGCCTCGCCAGCGGCGGCCGTATCGACCGCAGCAAGGTGCTGAACTTCACCTTCAACGGCAAGACCTACCAGGGTTATGCCGGCGACAGCCTGGCCGCTGCGCTGCTGGCCAACGGCGTCGACATCGTCGGGCGCAGCTTCAAGTACTCGCGCCCGCGCGGCATCATCGCGGCCGGTACCGAAGAGCCGAACGCCATCCTGCAGATCGGCGCCAGCGAAGCCACCCAGATCCCCAATGTGCGTGCCACCCAGCAGGCGCTGTATTCGGGCCTGGTGGCCACCAGCACCAACGGCTGGCCGAACGTCAACAACGACGTCATGGGCATCCTCGGCAAGGTGGGCGGCAGCATGATGCCGCCGGGCTTCTACTACAAAACCTTCATGTATCCCAAGTCGTTCTGGATGACCTACGAGAAGTACATCCGTAAAGCCGCCGGTCTTGGCCGGGCGCCGCTGCAGAACGATCCGGACAGCTACGACTACATGAACCAGCACTGCGACGTGCTGATCGTCGGTGCCGGCCCGGCGGGCCTGGCCGCTGCCCTGGCCGCTGCGCGCAGCGGTGCCCGGGTGATCCTGGCCGACGAGCAGGAAGAGTTCGGTGGCAGCCTGCTCGACACCCGCGAAACTCTCGACGGCAAACCCGCTGCCGAGTGGGTCGCCAGCGTCGTCAGCGAGCTCGAAGGCCTGCCGGAAGTGACCCTGCTGCCGCGCGCCACGGTCAACGGCTACCACGACCACAACTTCCTGACCATTCACGAGCGCCTCACCGATCACCTCGGCGACCGCGCGCCGATCGGCCAGGTGCGCCATCGCGTGCACCGCGTGCGGGCCAAGCGCGTGGTCCTGGCCACCGGCGCCCACGAGCGTCCGCTGGTCTACGGCAACAACGACGTGCCGGGCAACATGCTGGCCGGTGCGGTCTCCACCTACGTACGCCGCTATGGCGTGGCGCCGGGCCGTAAGCTGGTGCTGTCGACCAACAACGACCACGCCTACCGCACCGCGCTGGACTGGCACGATGCCGGCCTGCAAGTGGTCGCCATCGCCGATGCACGCCACAACCCACGCGGTTCGCTGGTCGAGGAAGCACGTGCCAAAGGCATCCGTATCCTCACCTCCAGCGCCGTGATCGAAGCCAAGGGCAGCAAGCACGTCACGGGCGCCCGCGTGGCGGCCATCGATGTGCAGGCGCACAAGGTCACCAGCCCAGGCGAAACCCTCGAGTGCGACCTGATCGCCACGTCCGGCGGCTACAGCCCGGTGGTTCACCTGGCCTCGCACCTGGGCGGTCGCCCGGTGTGGCGTGACGACATTCTCGGCTTCGTGCCGGGCAATGCCCCGCAGAAACGCGAATGCGTCGGCGGCATCAACGGCGTCTACCCGCTGGGCGATGCCATTGCCGATGGCTTCGAAGGCGGCGTGCGCGCAGCCACCGAGGCCGGCTTCAAGGCCACCGTCGGCACCCTGCCGAAAACCGTGTCGCGCAAGGAAGACGCCACCGTGGCGCTGTTCCAGGTGCCGCACGACAAGGGCACCGCCCGTGCGCCCAAGCAGTTCGTCGACCAGCAGAACGACGTCACCGCTGCAGCCATCGAGCTGGCCACCCGCGAAGGCTTCGAGTCGGTCGAGCACGTCAAGCGCTACACCGCGCTGGGCTTCGGTACCGACCAAGGCAAGCTGGGCAACATCAACGGCCTGGCCATCGCCGCCCGTTCGATGGGCATCACCATCCCGCAGATGGGCACCACCATGTTCCGCCCCAACTACACGCCGGTGACCTTCGGCGCGGTAGCGGGTCGGCACTGTGGCCACCTGTTCGAGCCCGTACGCTTCACCGCCTTGCACGCCTGGCACGTGAAGAACGGCGCCGAGTTCGAGGACGTGGGCCAGTGGAAGCGTCCGTGGTACTTCCCCAAGGCCGGTGAAGACATCCATGCCGCCGTGGCCCGCGAGTGCAAGGCCGTGCGCGACAGCGTCGGCTTCCTCGACGCCTCGACCCTGGGCAAAATCGACATCCAGGGCGCGGATGCGCGCGAGTTCCTCAACCGCGTGTACACCAACGCCTGGACCAAGCTGGATGTGGGCAAGGCCCGTTACGGCTTGATGTGCAAGGAAGACGGTATGGTCTTCGACGACGGCGTCACCGCCTGCGTCGGCGAGAACCACTTCATCATGACCACCACCACCGGCGGCGCTGCCCGCGTCCTGCAGTGGCTGGAGCTGTACCACCAGACCGAATGGCCGGACCTGAAGGTGTACTTCACCTCGGTCACCGACCACTGGGCCACCATGACCCTGTCCGGTCCGAACAGCCGCAAGCTGCTCAGCGAGCTGACCGACATCGACATGGACAAGGAAGCCTTCCCGTTCATGACCTGGAAGGAAGGCAACGTCGGCGGTGTACCGGCTCGGGTGTTCCGCATCTCCTTCACCGGTGAGCTGTCGTACGAAATCAACGTGCAGGCCAACTACGCCATGGGCGTGCTGGAACAGATCATCGAGGCAGGCAAGCAATACAACCTGACCCCGTACGGCACCGAGACCATGCACGTACTGCGCGCCGAGAAGGGCTTCATCATCGTCGGTCAGGACACCGACGGCTCGATGACCCCGGACGACCTGAACATGAGCTGGTGCGTGGGCCGCAACAAGCCGTACTCGTGGATCGGCCTGCGTGGCATGAACCGTGAAGACTGCGTGCGCGAGAACCGCAAGCAACTGGTCGGCCTCAAGCCGGTGGACCCGAATGTCTGGCTGCCCGAAGGCGCCCAGTTGGTGTTCGATCCCAAGCAGCCCATCCCGATGGACATGGTCGGCCACGTCACCTCCAGCTACAAAGCCAACTCCCTGGGCTATTCGTTCGCCATGGGTGTGGTCAAGGGCGGCCTCAAGCGCATGGGCGAGCGTGTCTACTCGCCGCAGGCCGATGGCAGCGTGATCGAGGCGGAGATCGTGTCTTCGGTGTTCTTCGATCCGAAGGGTGAGCGGCAGAACGTCTAA
- a CDS encoding sarcosine oxidase subunit delta, whose amino-acid sequence MLYIFCPHCGELRSEEEFHASGQAHIARPLDPNACSDQEWGTYMFYRDNPRGIHHELWDHVAGCRQYFNVTRNTETYEILETYKIGEKPQVSAREHTPERSAAVNERGVNV is encoded by the coding sequence ATGTTGTATATCTTCTGTCCCCACTGCGGCGAGCTGCGCTCCGAAGAAGAGTTCCACGCCTCGGGCCAGGCGCACATCGCCCGTCCGCTGGACCCCAACGCCTGCTCAGACCAGGAATGGGGCACCTACATGTTCTACCGTGACAACCCGCGCGGTATTCACCATGAGCTGTGGGATCACGTTGCCGGCTGCCGTCAGTACTTCAACGTCACCCGCAACACCGAGACCTACGAGATCCTGGAAACCTACAAGATTGGCGAGAAGCCGCAGGTCAGCGCCCGCGAACACACACCTGAGCGCTCGGCGGCCGTAAACGAACGGGGAGTCAACGTATGA
- a CDS encoding sarcosine oxidase subunit beta family protein, which yields MQRYSGFGLLKHSLSHHENWQRMWRTPTPKKVYDVVIVGGGGHGLATAYYLAKEHGITNVAVIEKGYLGGGNTARNTTIVRSNYLWDESAHLYEHAMKLWEGLSQDINYNVMFSQRGVYNLCHTLQDMRDSERRVSANRLNGVDGELLNTAQVAAEIPYLDCSKNTRYPILGATVQRRGGVARHDAVAWGYARAADALGVDLIQQTEVTGFRKENGAVIGVETSKGFIGAKRVGVVTAGNSGHMAKLAGFRLPLESHPLQALVSEPIKPIIDSVIMSNAVHGYISQSDKGDLVIGAGIDSWVGYGQRGSYPVIEHTLQAIVEMFPNLSRVRMNRQWGGIVDTSPDACPIITKTPVKNLFFNCGWGTGGFKATPGSGNVFAASLAKGEMHPLAAPFSMDRFYNGALIDEHGAAAVAH from the coding sequence ATGCAACGTTACTCGGGCTTCGGCCTTCTCAAGCACTCCCTCAGCCACCACGAGAACTGGCAGCGCATGTGGCGCACGCCGACGCCGAAAAAGGTGTACGACGTGGTCATCGTCGGCGGTGGCGGCCATGGCCTGGCCACGGCCTACTACCTGGCCAAGGAACACGGCATCACCAACGTGGCGGTGATCGAAAAGGGTTACCTGGGCGGCGGCAACACCGCCCGTAACACCACCATCGTGCGTTCCAACTATCTGTGGGACGAGTCGGCGCACCTCTACGAACACGCCATGAAGCTGTGGGAGGGCCTGTCCCAGGACATCAACTACAACGTGATGTTCTCCCAGCGCGGCGTCTACAACCTGTGCCACACCCTGCAGGACATGCGTGACTCCGAGCGCCGCGTCAGTGCCAACCGCCTCAACGGTGTGGACGGCGAGTTGCTCAATACCGCCCAGGTGGCGGCCGAGATCCCGTACCTGGACTGCTCCAAGAACACCCGCTACCCGATCCTCGGCGCCACCGTACAGCGCCGGGGCGGCGTGGCCCGTCACGATGCCGTGGCCTGGGGCTATGCCCGTGCCGCCGACGCCTTGGGCGTGGACCTGATCCAGCAGACCGAAGTGACCGGTTTCCGCAAGGAAAACGGCGCCGTGATCGGCGTCGAGACCAGCAAGGGCTTCATCGGCGCCAAGCGCGTCGGCGTGGTCACCGCCGGTAACTCCGGACACATGGCCAAGCTGGCCGGCTTCCGCCTGCCGCTGGAGTCGCACCCGCTGCAAGCACTGGTCTCCGAGCCGATCAAGCCGATCATCGACAGCGTGATCATGTCCAACGCCGTGCACGGCTACATCAGCCAGTCAGACAAGGGCGACCTGGTGATCGGTGCCGGTATCGACAGCTGGGTCGGCTACGGTCAGCGCGGCTCGTACCCGGTGATCGAGCACACCCTGCAGGCCATCGTCGAGATGTTCCCCAACCTGTCGCGCGTGCGCATGAACCGCCAATGGGGCGGCATCGTCGACACTTCGCCCGACGCCTGCCCGATCATCACCAAGACCCCGGTCAAGAACCTGTTCTTCAACTGCGGTTGGGGGACGGGCGGCTTCAAGGCGACTCCAGGTTCGGGCAACGTCTTCGCTGCGAGCCTGGCCAAGGGCGAAATGCACCCGCTGGCCGCGCCGTTCTCCATGGACCGTTTCTACAACGGCGCACTGATCGACGAACACGGCGCTGCTGCCGTCGCCCACTAA
- a CDS encoding serine hydroxymethyltransferase produces the protein MFSKQDQIQGYDDALLAAMNAEEQRQEDHIELIASENYTSKRVMQAQGSGLTNKYAEGYPGKRYYGGCEHVDKVEALAIERAKQLFGADYANVQPHSGSSANGAVYLALLQAGDTILGMSLAHGGHLTHGAKVSSSGKLYNAVQYGIDTNTGLIDYDEVERLAVEHKPKMIVAGFSAYSKTLDFPRFRAIADKVGALLFVDMAHVAGLVAAGLYPNPIPFADVVTTTTHKTLRGPRGGLILAKSNEEIEKKLNAAVFPGAQGGPLMHVIAAKAVCFKEALEPEFKSYQKQVIENAQAMAQVFIDRGYDVVSGGTDNHLFLVSLIRQGLTGKDADAALGRAHITVNKNAVPNDPQSPFVTSGLRIGTPAVTTRGFKVAQCVALAGWICDILDNLGDADVEADVAKNVAALCADFPVYR, from the coding sequence ATGTTCAGCAAGCAAGACCAGATCCAGGGTTACGACGATGCACTGCTGGCGGCGATGAATGCCGAAGAACAGCGGCAGGAAGATCACATCGAGCTGATCGCCTCGGAGAACTATACCTCCAAGCGCGTGATGCAGGCCCAAGGCAGCGGCCTGACCAACAAATACGCCGAAGGCTATCCAGGCAAGCGTTACTACGGCGGCTGCGAACACGTCGACAAGGTCGAGGCGCTGGCCATCGAGCGCGCCAAACAGCTGTTCGGCGCCGACTACGCCAACGTTCAGCCGCACTCCGGCTCGTCGGCCAACGGTGCCGTGTACCTGGCGCTGCTGCAGGCCGGCGACACCATCCTGGGCATGAGCCTGGCCCACGGCGGTCACCTGACCCACGGCGCCAAGGTGTCGTCCTCGGGCAAGCTGTACAACGCCGTGCAGTACGGTATCGACACCAACACCGGCCTGATCGACTACGACGAAGTCGAGCGCCTGGCCGTCGAGCACAAGCCGAAGATGATCGTCGCCGGCTTCTCGGCTTACTCCAAGACCCTCGATTTCCCACGCTTCCGCGCCATCGCCGACAAGGTCGGTGCGCTGCTGTTCGTCGACATGGCCCACGTCGCCGGCCTGGTAGCCGCTGGCCTGTACCCGAACCCGATTCCCTTCGCCGACGTGGTCACCACCACCACCCACAAGACCCTGCGCGGTCCACGTGGCGGCCTGATCCTGGCCAAGTCCAACGAAGAGATCGAGAAGAAGCTCAACGCTGCGGTCTTCCCCGGCGCCCAGGGCGGCCCGTTGATGCATGTGATCGCGGCCAAGGCCGTGTGCTTCAAGGAAGCGCTGGAGCCTGAGTTCAAGAGCTACCAGAAGCAAGTGATCGAAAACGCCCAGGCCATGGCCCAGGTGTTCATCGACCGTGGCTATGACGTGGTCTCCGGCGGCACCGACAACCACCTGTTCCTGGTCAGCCTGATTCGCCAGGGTCTCACCGGCAAAGACGCCGACGCTGCCCTGGGCCGCGCGCACATCACCGTCAACAAGAACGCCGTGCCGAACGACCCGCAATCGCCGTTCGTGACCTCGGGCCTGCGTATCGGTACCCCGGCCGTCACTACTCGCGGCTTCAAGGTCGCCCAGTGCGTGGCCCTGGCCGGCTGGATCTGCGACATCCTCGACAACCTCGGTGACGCTGACGTGGAAGCCGATGTGGCGAAGAACGTCGCGGCGCTGTGCGCAGATTTTCCTGTTTACCGCTGA
- a CDS encoding dTDP-4-dehydrorhamnose 3,5-epimerase family protein: MQAECDAMNARMNIQGLQWFDRWRLGNGSTESFVVPFATTRPVNIVTHGQAHFDYGQFGIHLAQQDVLTFLGDTHQVIHAKFIDCRKASPTFRTSLSLRFSPSSSRTLVIPPGVAHTFSGLEGVSTLNAYDVFLPPLASLLQPTLGWTPEHDIINLPLDTDPAAVEGVTPMCEPAANRVYYQLAALQRSIMSAGEVSHAETRQFILDTGEHVQLMLQPAVSPAREASSFPVSRIHGVEFKRHGSVRTGEHSRIVPVMGPSPFYIVDHGTQPYSFDSFGIHLGQEDHLTFLGSPSQSIRLKLVDVRAGSPTLHQEEWHEFRPDPEMELIIPCGVAHALFDMTHVFTLNRPVFYLDDANAYEPGNDVIDWPLSARPYPVLTPNPTLASLGYLEALAEVQKRLAAIAPAAQTPKAVLVTDQVTGRQVKVILTQAARAASAP; this comes from the coding sequence ATGCAGGCCGAATGTGATGCGATGAACGCACGGATGAACATCCAAGGTTTACAGTGGTTCGACCGCTGGCGTCTGGGCAATGGCAGTACCGAGTCATTCGTGGTGCCGTTCGCCACGACCCGCCCGGTGAATATTGTCACCCACGGGCAAGCGCACTTCGACTATGGGCAATTCGGTATTCATCTGGCGCAGCAAGATGTGCTGACATTTCTGGGCGATACGCATCAGGTCATTCACGCCAAGTTCATCGACTGCCGAAAAGCGTCGCCTACGTTCAGGACCTCGCTGTCTCTACGGTTTTCCCCTTCTTCCAGCAGGACACTGGTCATTCCGCCCGGTGTGGCCCATACGTTCAGCGGGTTGGAGGGTGTGTCGACGCTTAATGCCTATGACGTATTCCTGCCGCCCTTGGCGTCGCTCCTGCAACCGACTCTTGGCTGGACGCCTGAACACGACATTATCAATCTTCCCTTGGACACTGATCCTGCGGCCGTGGAGGGGGTGACCCCGATGTGCGAGCCTGCCGCGAACCGGGTGTACTACCAATTAGCGGCGTTGCAACGCTCGATCATGTCCGCCGGCGAAGTGTCCCACGCGGAAACCCGGCAGTTCATCCTGGACACTGGCGAGCACGTCCAGCTCATGTTGCAACCTGCCGTGAGTCCCGCAAGAGAGGCTTCGAGCTTTCCCGTGTCACGTATTCACGGGGTCGAGTTCAAGCGGCATGGATCGGTGCGTACGGGTGAACACAGCCGTATCGTTCCGGTCATGGGACCGTCGCCTTTCTACATCGTCGATCATGGGACGCAACCCTACAGCTTCGACTCGTTCGGCATCCACCTCGGCCAGGAAGACCACCTGACCTTCCTGGGTTCACCCAGCCAGTCGATCAGGTTGAAGCTGGTGGATGTGCGCGCAGGCTCTCCTACCCTGCATCAGGAAGAGTGGCATGAGTTTCGTCCGGATCCTGAAATGGAGCTGATCATTCCCTGCGGGGTAGCGCATGCGCTGTTCGACATGACCCACGTGTTCACCCTGAACCGCCCGGTGTTCTACCTCGATGACGCCAACGCTTATGAGCCGGGTAACGATGTCATCGACTGGCCGTTGAGTGCGCGACCTTACCCTGTCCTGACGCCCAACCCGACGCTGGCCTCGCTGGGCTATCTGGAAGCGCTGGCCGAGGTACAGAAACGGCTCGCCGCGATCGCGCCAGCCGCCCAGACGCCCAAGGCGGTGCTGGTGACCGACCAGGTGACCGGGCGGCAGGTCAAGGTCATCCTGACCCAGGCCGCGCGCGCTGCATCGGCACCATGA
- a CDS encoding threonine aldolase family protein yields MTDKSQQFASDNYSGICPEAWKAMAQANQGHQRAYGDDQWTERAAEHFRTLFETDCEVFFAFNGTAANSLALASLCQSYHSVICSETAHVETDECGAPEFFSNGSKLLTAASVGGKLTPESIREVALKRQDIHYPKPRVVTITQATEVGTVYRPEELKAISATCKDLGLNLHMDGARFANACAFLGCSPAELTWKAGVDVLCFGGTKNGMAVGEAILFFNRELAEDFDYRCKQAGQLASKMRFLSAPWVGLLEDGAWLRHAEHANQCAQLLASLVSDLPGVQLMFPVQANGVFLQLPELALEALRARGWRFYTFIGSGGARFMCSWDTEQDRVRELAADIRAIISG; encoded by the coding sequence ATGACAGACAAGAGCCAACAATTTGCCAGCGACAACTACTCCGGCATCTGCCCCGAAGCCTGGAAGGCCATGGCGCAGGCCAATCAGGGCCATCAGCGCGCCTACGGCGACGACCAATGGACCGAGCGTGCCGCCGAGCACTTTCGCACGCTGTTCGAAACTGACTGCGAGGTGTTCTTCGCCTTCAACGGCACCGCCGCCAACTCGCTGGCCCTGGCGTCGCTGTGCCAGAGCTACCACAGCGTGATCTGCTCCGAGACCGCCCACGTGGAAACCGACGAGTGCGGCGCGCCGGAGTTCTTCTCCAACGGCTCGAAGCTGCTCACCGCCGCCAGCGTCGGTGGCAAGCTGACCCCCGAATCGATTCGCGAAGTGGCGCTCAAGCGCCAGGACATCCACTACCCCAAGCCACGTGTGGTGACCATCACCCAAGCCACCGAAGTCGGCACCGTCTACCGGCCCGAAGAGCTCAAGGCCATCAGCGCCACCTGCAAGGACCTGGGCTTGAACCTGCACATGGACGGTGCGCGCTTTGCCAACGCCTGCGCGTTCCTCGGCTGTTCGCCGGCCGAGCTGACCTGGAAGGCCGGCGTGGATGTGTTGTGTTTTGGCGGGACCAAGAACGGCATGGCCGTGGGCGAAGCGATCCTGTTCTTCAACCGCGAGCTGGCCGAAGACTTCGACTACCGCTGCAAGCAGGCCGGACAGTTGGCGTCGAAGATGCGTTTTCTCTCAGCGCCCTGGGTCGGGCTGCTGGAAGACGGCGCCTGGCTGCGCCACGCCGAGCACGCCAACCAGTGCGCGCAGTTGCTGGCCTCGCTGGTCAGCGATCTGCCGGGCGTACAACTGATGTTCCCGGTGCAGGCCAATGGCGTGTTCCTGCAATTGCCGGAACTGGCCCTCGAAGCCCTGCGCGCCAGGGGCTGGCGCTTCTATACCTTCATCGGCAGCGGCGGCGCGCGCTTCATGTGTTCGTGGGACACCGAGCAGGACCGCGTGCGTGAACTGGCGGCGGACATCCGCGCGATCATCAGCGGCTGA
- a CDS encoding cell division protein ZapA, translating to MSLHSQSINVVNILGTEYSLKAPEGEEQTLSQAAHMLNVALSETKRKFPTLIGDKLLVLAALNLCSRQIELQREHQRTLEQTQAKVDAAVDAIARTLGEP from the coding sequence ATGAGCCTGCACTCGCAGTCGATCAACGTGGTGAACATCCTGGGCACCGAGTATTCGCTCAAGGCGCCCGAGGGTGAGGAGCAGACGCTGTCGCAGGCTGCGCACATGCTCAATGTGGCGTTGAGCGAAACCAAGCGTAAGTTTCCGACGCTGATCGGCGACAAGCTGCTGGTGCTGGCGGCGCTGAACCTGTGCTCACGGCAGATCGAACTGCAGCGCGAGCATCAGCGCACCCTCGAGCAGACCCAGGCCAAGGTCGACGCGGCGGTCGATGCCATCGCCAGGACCTTGGGCGAGCCGTAG